The genomic window TGCATGGAGGAATGCGTGGTCGTGCCTGAGGGGCTGCCCACATCGCCCGGCAAGGGCGGCGGGATACCGCGCATGGTCTGGGATATTTGGGAATGGCATTGACGGACAATACGCGCGGCGCACTTTTCATGGCGCTGGCAATGGCAAGCTTCACGGCCAACGATGCGCTGACGAAGTCCGTTACCCCCTACATCAACACCGGCCAGATCATGTTCGTGCGCGGCATCATGACCGTGGTGCTGATCTATATCGCCGCGCGGCATTTCGGGGCGCTCCGGCCGCTGAAGACCCTGCTGCGGCCCATCATCATCCTGCGCTGTCTCTGCGAGGTGACAGCCGCCGTTCTTTATCTGACGGCACTCGGCCTCATCGAATTTTCCAACGCATCGGCCATCCTGCAATCCCTGCCGCTGGTGGTGACGCTGGGTGCCGCACTTTTCCTGCGTGAGCCGGTCGGCTGGCGGCGCTGGGTGGCGATCATCGTCGGTTTCATCGGCGTGCTCGTCATCATCAGGCCGGGCCCTGAAGGTTTCACGCCGGGTGCGCTGCTGGTCGTCGCGTCGCTTGCCGTCACCGCCGCGCGTGATCTCTTGACCCGGAAGATGTATGCCGATGTGCCTTCGCTCGCCATCACCGTCATCACCGCCTTCGTCAATATGGCGGTGGGCGGGCTTCTGATCGTACCTTTCGGCGGCTGGCAACCGATGAATTTCACCATCGTGTCGCATCTTGCCGGGTCGGCCATTCTGGTGCTGGTCGGGTATCAGGCCATCATCCTGTCGATGCGCACAGGCGAAATCTCCTTCGTCGCACCGTTCCGTTACACCGGCCTGCTCTGGGGTTTCATGATCGGCGTGTTCTTCTTCAACGAGAAAATCGACAGCTACACCATCATCGGCGCCATGATCGTCATCGGTTCTGGCCTTTATACCTTCTATCGCGAAAGCCTGCGCAAACGTTCTCAGATGGCCAAGCGCGCGGCCGCGACACCCACGGCCGCAACCACGGTGCGGCCGGCTTCCGTTAGGAAAGCTTCCGTAACGGAAGAGGCGGGAGAATGACATGAAGAGCAGCCGTTTCCTCGACCGGACCACCCCGCCCCACATCATTACGCTTGTCGTGATCGCCGGCGTCGCGGCGCTGTGCATGAACCTGTTCCTGCCTTCGCTTTCAGCCATGGCGCTCTATTTCGAGATCGACTACGCCGTGATGCAGTTCGCCGTGTCGGGCTATCTTGCCGCCACCGCCTGCCTGCAGCTCGTCATCGGCCCGCTCTCCGACCTTTTCGGCCGCCGCCCTGTGATGCTGGCGAGCATTGCAATCATGATCGCCGCCACGCTGGTCTGCATGCTGGCGTCCGATATCTCCGTCTTCATGATCGGGCGCGTGGCACAGGCGGCCGTCGTTTCCGGATTCGTGCTCGCCCGCGCCATCGTGCGCGACATGGTGCCGATGGAGCAGGCCGCCTCGATGATAGGCTATGTGACCATGGGCATGTCCGTGGTGCCGATGGTCGGCCCCACCGTCGGCGGCCTGCTGAACGACTTCTCCGGCTGGCAGTCCAGCTTTGCGCTGCTTGCGCTTCTCGGCGCCGGCATTCTGGTGCTCGCCTGGTTCGATCTCGGCGAAACCAATCAAAGCAAGTCGGCGAGCTTTTCGCAGCAGTTCCATGCCTGGCCGGAGCTTCTGCGCTCGCCGCTGTTCTGGGGTTATGCGCTGACCTCGACCTTCTCGTCGGGCATGTTCTTTTCCTTCCTCGGCGGCGCGCCCTTCGTCGGCAGCGTGCTTTACGGGCTGACACCCGCCATGCTTGGCCTGCAGTTCTTTTTCATGGCCAGCGGTTACATGCTCGGCAACTTCGTCTCCGGCCGTTATGCCAGCCAGATCGGCATCAGCAGAATGATGCTCTCGGGCAATGTCATCGCCATCACCGGCATCGTCACGGCCATCGCACTGATCTTGGCCGGGGCGGAAAGCGCCTATGCGTTTTTCGTACCGCTTGCGCTGATCGGCGTTGGCAACGGCGTAACGCTGCCGAGCGCCAATGCCGGCATGGTCAGCGTCCAGCCGCATCTGGCAGGCTCTGCCTCCGGTCTCGGCGGCGCGATGACCATCGGCGGCGGTGCGGCGCTTTCGGTGCTCGCCTCCTCGGTCCTGTCCAAGGAGGACGGAACCTGGCCGCTTCTTCTGGTGATGCTGGCGACCGGCCTTGTCGCCCTTCTCACCACCTATATCGTCAGACTGCAGGAACAGCGGCTATGATCGCCCCTCCCCGAAAAATACCCGGTCTCGTGCCCCCTGGTCTCATATTGGCCGGCGGGCTCTCGCGGCGCATGGGCAGCAACAAGGCGATGGTGACGCTGGGCGATGCGCCGCTGCTGTCCCACGTCATCCGCCGCATCACGCCGCAGGTCTCTGACGTCACCATCAATGCCGCCATGACAGACAAGGGCAACTGGGCCGAGGGTTTCGGCCTGCCGCTTTTGCCCGATACGCTGAACGGCCATGCCGGGCCGCTCGCCGGCGTTCTCGCCGGCATGCGGCATTTCCGCGATCGCGAGGCCGCCGGCAGCCATTTCCTGACCGCGCCCGCCGACAGCCCGTTTTTCCCCGATGATCTCGTGGCGCGGCTTTCCGAGCACCTGTCGGATGATGCGATCATCATCGCCGCCTCCAGCGGCCAGCTTCACCCCGTCTTCGCACTGTGGCCGGTGGCGCTTGCCGACGATCTCGAGGACTGGCTGAAGAACGATGCAAACCGCCGCATCCGTGCCTTCCTCGCCCGCCACGTCACCATCGGCGTGGCCTTCCCGCCGCTGGAAACGACCAAGGGCAGTGTTGACCCGTTCTTCAACATCAACACGCCGGATGAACTGGCTCTGGCGCGAAGCTATCTGGAGAGCATGGAACCATGACGGCGCAGAAGGTCTTCGGCATTGCCGGCTGGAAAAATTCAGGCAAGACCGGTCTTGCGGTGCGCATCGTCACCGAACTGACGGCCCGCGGCTACCGTGTCTCCACCATCAAACACGCCCATCATGATTTCGATATCGACAAGGTCGGCGCCGATAGCTGGCGTCACCGCCAGGCGGGTGCGCACGAGGTCACCATCGTCTCCGGCACCCGCTTCGCGATCATGCATGAGCTGCGCGGCGAACCGGAGCCCTCCTTCGAGGACATCCTCTCCCGCCTTGCCCCCTGCGATCTCGTGCTGATCGAAGGTTACAAATATGAGCCCGTGCCGAAGATCGAGGCGCGTCGGCTGGAAGCGGCCAAGACCGAACCGCTCGCACCGCTCGATCCACATATCATCGCGATTGCCGCAGATCATGAGGTTGCGGGCACAGCGCTGCCGGTTTTTGATCTCGACGATACGGGTGCCATTGCTGATTTCATCGAGAGGACCGTCGGTCTGGTGAGGCGGTAAAGGGTATTGGAACGGGATGGCTTCGGCGCTTAGGCCGCCTTCCCACGTCCGTCATCCAACCAGAGACGGCTCTCGCAGTCGGGCGGCATCCCCAATTCCGTCTTTCCGGCCTTGAGCCGGAATCCAGCCAGCCCAAGTCCTTGGGCTGAAAATGACTCTCTCCGTCGCGCAGACGCGCGACGGCTGGATGCCGGATCAGGTCCGGCATGACGGAGGAGGAGCGTCGTAAACGCAATTACCTCAACGCCTGCCGCATCGGCTTCTACACCTCGTATTTACCCCCGCGCCCGAAAAATGAAAAAGCCGGGCTCATCACCCGGCTTCATCATTCCTTGAGAACGCAATACCTATTCAAGGAAACCTGATGGGTTCACCGGGGTCGCATCCTTGCGAACTTCGAAGTGAACCTGCGGACGCTTGGCGCTGCCGGTCATGCCTGATGTGGCGATGGTCTGGCCGCGCTGAACCTTCTGGCCGCGCTGGACGTCGAGATTGGCGGCGTTGCCGTAAACCGTGACCTTGCCGTCGTCATGGCGGACGAGAACCGTGTTGCCGAGCTGCTTCAGACCGTTGCCGGCATAGATGACCACGCCGTTTTCGGCGGCCTTGATCGGCGTGCCCTCGGGAACCGAGATGTTGATGCCGTCATTGCGGCTGCCTTCGACATTGTCACCGAAATTGTTGATGACGGCGCCGCGAACCGGCCAGCGATATTTGCCGATGCCGGTGGATTCCGGCGCGATGGAGGCCATATCGGCCTTCTTCTCGATATCGCCGACACTGGCGGTGGCCGGTGTTGCGGGCGCAGAGGCGGCGGGCACAGCAGCCGGGGCCTTATAGGGCTCTGGCTTCACCGATGCGGTTTCGACGGCCTTGACTGCGGCAGCTTCCTTGGCAGGAACGGAGGCGGTCTTGATTGCATCCGTGCCGGCACCCGGCATGTTGAGCGTCTGTCCGACGCGGATGCTTTCGTTGGAGATGCCGTTGGCAGCCTTGAGCGCAGCGACCGACACACCGTTTGCACGGGCGATCTTGGCGAGGCTGTCGCCCGGCTGAACCTTGTAGCCACCGGTCGGCGGCAGCGGCTTGCCGCCCGGAGGCGTCAGCTTGCCGGCTTCGGAGGAAAGCTTGTCACGGGCGGCGGCCTGCGACGGCAGCACGGCCACATTGCCATCCGGGGCACGCAGCGGTGTCGGCTGGTCGCCATTGCGGTTGAGAGCGATATTGCCGGCGGCATCCTTGGCGGCGTTGCGGACCTGACCGAATTTCGGGATGAGGATCGACTGGCCAGCCTGCGCCGAAGACGCGGTTTTCAGACCATTGACCCGCAGCAGTTCCTTTTCCGGGACACCGTAGCGATTGGAGATGGTCGCAATGCTTTCGCCGGGGCGCAGCGTTATCGAAGATGCACCATCCGTGTGCCAGCCGTTCTTGTCGGAACGAACCGTCGCGGTCGTCAGATTGTCCGTGGATGCAGCGGGCGCTGCGGCCTGCTGGGCAGGTGCAGCGAGAGACGGAGCGGCCTGGCGCTGGGCGGATGGGAAAGGCTGGGCCATGGCTTCGTTGCGGGTCGACGGATCGCGGCTTGCCACCGCCGTCGGCGCCGACAGCTCGGAGCGCTGCACCGGCGAGGCCGAAGCGCGGGCCGTGGACGGCTGAACGCCACCATAACCACCGGATTGCTGCGGATAGGAATTGCCCGCCATGTTCTGATTGGCATATCCACCCTGCGGCGCGGCAGAGGCATAACCGCCATTCATGTCGCCCTGCGGAACCGGGGCCTGCCCGTAAGCACCGCCGCCCTGACGGGCAGGAATTGACGCCGTAGTCATCCGATCCGGTCCACTGGAAAAGAGGCCGCTGAACCGCGTTGCATCCGAGCTACAGCCCGTCGCGACGCTTGCCAGCAATGCCGCTGCGAACATTTTTGCGACTGATTTTCCGATTTTAGACGAATGTCTCATACGCATGACTCGATCTACACTGACGCCAACCCGCCGCATCAAGAGCGATCCGGCACAAACTTCACTTCTTGCAAGGCCCATTTCCCGAGGTGGGGAAAACCATGCGTCGATGTTTATGATTAAAGCGCGTTAGTGTTACCACGCCGTTAAAACGTTAAGCCGTTTGGCGCTTTTTTGACACTTCGATAACCATGACGAAAACAGGCTGCGTCATGCTGTGACAATAATGATATTGAAAATCAGATAGTTGCGACAATTCAGAACATTAGAAGACAAAAATGAATTGCCTTCAAAATTTTCATTTCGTCACAAATGCCGGGCAATATGGCTGCTGAGCGGCAGGTAGGGGGCCTCGAACAGCTCTTCTTTCTCGAAGCGGCTGCCGGTCTTGGAGAAGCGCGTCATCACGCAGCGATCATCCTCAACGATAATAGGCGCGATCATCATACCGCCGGAAACGATCTGCTCGGCAAAAAAACGGGGCATGGTGGTGAAGGCTGCGGTAGAAATAATCCGGTCGAAGGTGCCCTCACCCACCAGACCGTTGCTGCCATCCGCCTGGCGGATGACGACATTGCGGATGGAAAGATCGTCCAGACAGTTCTGCGCCTGCTGCACAAGCGTCTTGTAACGCTCCAGCGAAAAGACGCGCTCTACCCGGCGGGCGATGATCGCCGTCATGAACCCGCTGCCGGTGCCGATCTCAAGCACGCGCTGGCCGGGTTTCAGCTGCAGCCGGGCAAGGATTTTCACCGCCATGTCGGCGCCTTCCATGAAGGCGCCGCAGTCGATCGGGATCGTGCGGCTGGAATAGGCGTCGGCCGCAAATTGCGGCGGCACGAATTTGGAACGTGGCGTCTGCTCAACCGCTGTCAGAAGGTCGAGATCGGAGACCCCCTCGCCCCGCAAGCGGAGAACGAGAGCGGCAAAACCTTCCTTTTCGACCATGGCAGATTTCAATCGGCGACTCCGAATCCAAGTGCTTGCGCAACCCGATCCTTGACCGTGTAGTCCGTCAGGTCAAGCTTTAGCGGTGTGACCGAAATCTTGCCGTGCTTCAAAGCGTGGATATCCGTGCCCTCGCGGAAGGTGCCGAGGCGCTCGCCGAAGCGCAGCCAATAGTACGGAAGACCACGACCATCCTGCCGCTCCTCCACCGTCAGGCCGAAATCCAGCTTGCCCTGGCCGGTGACGGACACGCCCTGCACATCCTTGGGCGCACAGTTGGGGAAATTGAGGTTGAGGAAAGTGCCGTCAGGCAGATCGACATCGATGAGCTTGCGAATGAGATCGGGCGCATAGGTCTCCGCAACCTCCCACGGCACGACGCGGCTTTCGCCGTGGCTGAAGGCCTGGCTGAGCGCGAAGGAACGCACGCCCTGCAATGTGCCTTCAATGGCGCCGGCGATGGTGCCGGAATAGGTCACGTCATCGGCCATGTTCGCACCGGCATTGACGCCAGACAGCACGAGATCGGGCTTTTCCGGCAGGACTTCGCGAATCCCCATGATGACGCAATCGGTCGGCGTACCGCGCAGCGCGAAATGCTTGTCGGAAACCTTGCGCAGCCTGAGCGGCTCGGAAAGGGTCAGCGAGTGTGCGAGACCGCTCTGGTCGGTTTCCGGCGCGACGATCCAGACATCGTCGGACAGCGTGCGGGCGATACGCTCCAGCACCGCCAGCCCTTCGGCGTGGATACCGTCGTCATTGGTCAGCAAAATCCGCATGTTTCTCTCTCCGCTCGCATGTCTTCAGGGACGGAGCATCCTCTCCTCCGGCGGTGAAGTGTGCAGTTCTCTCAACGTCATCCTCGGGCCTGTCCCGAGGATCTAATCACGTCCAAATAAATCGATAGGTTGCAGATCCTCGGGACAGGCCCGAGGATGACGTCGGCGTAATTGGCAGACTCTCCTTCCAATAGCACGACGCTGCGATGCCTCAGACCGCCTTCTCGATCCGCGTCAGACCGCCCATATAGGGCAGCAGCACGTCCGGAATTGTGACGGAACCGTCGTCGTTCAGGTAATTTTCGAGAACCGCAATCAGGCAGCGGCCGACGGCGGTGCCGGAGCCGTTCAGCGTATGCACGAACTTCGTCGCCTTGTCGTCCTTGCCGCGATAACGCGCATTCATGCGACGCGCCTGGAAATCGCCGCAGACCGAGCAGGAGGAAATTTCGCGATAGGTGTTCTGGCCGGGCAGCCACACTTCCAGATCGTAGGTCTTGCGGGCGCTGAAGCCCATGTCGCCGGTGCAGAGCGTCAGGGTGCGGAAATGCAGTCCCAAACGTTTCAGCACTTCTTCGGCGCAGGCCGTCATGCGCTCATGTTCGGCAACAGCACTTTCCGCATCGGTTATGGAAACAAGCTCGCATTTCCAGAACTGGTGCTGGCGCAGCATGCCGCGCGTATCGCGTCCGGCCGAGCCCGCTTCCGAACGGAAGGAAGGCGTCAGCGCCGTGAAGCGCAGCGGCAGTTTTTCCTGCTCGAGAATTTCACCCGACACGAGGTTGGTCAGCGTCACTTCCGCCGTCGGGATAAGCCAGCGGCCATCGGTGGTCCTGAACAGGTCCTCGGCAAACTTCGGCAATTGGCCGGTGCCGAACATCGCCTCATCGCGCACCATCAGCGGCGAGGAGACTTCGGTATAGCCGTGCTCGCGGGTGTGCAGATCGATCATGAACTGGCCGAGTGCGCGCTCCAGACGCGCCAGCTGGCTGGTCAGCACCGTGAAACGCGAACCGGAGAGCTTGGCCGCCCGCTCGAAATCCATGTAGCCGAGCGCTTCGCCAATCTCGAAGTGCTCCTTGGCCTCGTGGTTCCAGCCGGGCTTCTGGCCGGTGACGCGGGTCACCACATTGTCGTGCTCGTCCTTGCCATCGGGCACATCGTTGAAGGGCATGTTCGGCAGGCGCGACAGGGCGTCGTTCAACTCGGCGGTAACCTGACGGTCCTCCTCCTCGGCGCGCGGCATGTTTTCCTTGATGTCGGCGACTTCTGCCTTGAGCTTTTCGGCAAGCTCCATGTTCTTCTGCGCCATGGCGGCGCCGATGTCCTTGGAGGCGGCATTGCGGCGCGACTGCATGTCCTGCAGGGACTGGATGACGGAACGGCGCTTTTCATCGAGAGCGATCAGACCTGCCGCAGCAGGCTCCGCGCCACGGCGTGCAAGCGCCGCGTCAAAAGCTTCGGGGTTTTCGCGTATCCATTTAATGTCGTGCATCGTCGTTCCAGACCGTTGTTGCATCACCCGTGTTTTACAGCAAAACGCCGGGCATGAACCCGGCGCGAGGAGATTTTTTGAGCGGCGAGACCTTCAGGAAAATCAGGTCTCCTCCAGCTCCGTGCTTTTGGATTCCGCCGCACGTTTCCTCTCCACGAGTCGAGCCATGTAGATGGAAATCTCGTAGAGAATGATCGCGGGCAGCGCAAGACCGATCTGGGACATGGGGTCCGGCGGTGTCAGCACGGCCGCGACCACAAAGGCCATGACGATGGCGAATTTGCGCTTTTCCCTGAGCCAGTCGCTAGTCAGAAGCCCGACGCGGGCCAGAAGCGTGGTGACGACGGGCAGCTGGAATACCAGACCGAAGGACAAAACCAGCGTCATGATGAGGCTGAGATATTCCGACACCTTCGGCATCAAGGAAATCGCCACCTCGCCATCAACAGGCAATTGCTGCATGGCGAGGAAGAACCACATGACCATCGGTGTGAAGAAGAAATAGACGAGTGCCGCACCGATGAGGAACAGGATCGGCGAGGCGATCAGGAACGGCAGGAAGGCGGCGCGCTCGTTCTTGTAGAGACCCGGCGCCACGAATTTATAGAGCTGCGAGGCGATCACCGGAAAGGAGAGCACCATGGCGCCGAACATGGCGACCTTGATCTGCGTGAAGAAGAATTCCTGCGGCGCGGTATAGATCAGCGACGATTTCGCCACATCCAGACCCGCCCAGATGACCGCCCACTTATAGGGAATGACGAGCAGGTTGAAGAGGTGCTTGGCAACGGCGAAACAGCCGATAAAGGCGATGAAGAACGCGCCTAGCGCCCAGATCAGCCGCGTGCGCAGCTCCATGAGGTGCTCGATAAGCGGCTGCGGCTTATCTTCGGTATCCCCGCTCATGCTTCATCCTTTTTGGGCTTCGCAGCCTTGGTTCTTGCCGTTTTGGCCGGCTTTGCATCAGCCACCGCCACCGCCTTTTCGGCTGCGACCTTCTTGACCGTCGCCTTTTTGGCGACTGCCTTCACGGTGGGCTTCGGGGCGGCTGGTTCGCTGGCCTTCGTCGTGGCGACAGTTTCCGGCGTTGCCGCGGCCTTGCTGCGGCTGGCGCGCTTCGGCTTGGCAGCAACCGCTTCGGCCTCGACGGTCGCAATCGATTTCGCCCGTGCGCGTTTCGGTTTCTCTACCGCAACCGCGGCTGCGGCAACCGGAGTAGATGCGGCGACAACGGCAGGCGGCGCATCCGGCAGCTTCATCTCAGGCTCCGGCACGCTGACCAGCGGCGCCACCGGCTCGCTCGTCGCGGGTGCGGCAGTGGACGACAGGCCTTCGGGTACGGCCGTTGCCTTCTGCAGATCGGACTTGATCTCGTTGCCCAGCTGGCGAAGCGGGTTCATCGCATCGCGCAGCGAGTTGGTGGGGTTGAGATTGCGGACATCGGAGATGGTCTGGCGCACATCGTCCATGTCGGCCTCTTTCAAGGCCTCATCGAACTGGGTGCGAAAATCCCCCGCCATCTTGCGAAGGCCGGCCATCGTCTTGCCGAAGGCGCGGATCATGGGCGGCAAGTCTTTCGGTCCGACGACCACGATCAACACGACCGCAATCACCAGAAGCTCGCTCCAGCCGATATCAAACATCAATATGCTCCCGAGACCCTAACGCCCGTAGTCTCACACCAAGCGGCAAAGCCGCTTACTTGATCTCGTCAGCCTTGTGGTCGACGGTCTTCGTGTTGGCATCGGCCGGCGGCGGCGTCTGGTCTTCGTCAGCCATGCCCTTCTTGAAGCTCTTGATGCCCTTGGCGACATCACCCATCAATTCCGGAATCTTGCCACGTCCGAAGAGGACGAGAACAATCACCAGCACGATGAGCCAATGCCACACACTAAAAGAACCCATAACTGAAACTCCTGAATTTCGCTTTCAGACGATGTAAGACGTTTGAAAGGCTTTTTCAAACGACAAATCATCGCTTCAACAGTGAGTACGCATAAAGTTTTCGTGGGCTTACCCGCATGTGGCGATATCAATCGTCGCCATCGCCGCCACCGGGCGCAAGCAGGCCCAGCTCTTCCAGATCAAGCTGCGTGATCGGGTCTTCATCCTCGCGCAGCTCATCGCTCATCATCGGCAGAGGCACGCCGAAATTGGAGGGGATGCGGCCGGAAAGCAGCCCCGCGCCCTTCAGCTCCTCTAGGCCCGGCAAATCCCGCAATTCCTCAAGGCCGAAATGGTCGAGAAACTCCACCGTGGTGCCGATCGTCACCGGCCGGCCCGGCGTGCGCCTGCGACCGCGGAAACGCACCCAACCCGCCTCCATCAGCACGTCGAGCGTGCCGCGCGAGGTCTGCACGCCGCGGATTTCCTCGATTTCGGCGCGTGTCACCGGCTGATGATATGCGATAATCGCCAGAACTTCCAGCGCTGCGCGCGAGAGCTTCTTCGGTTCCTTTTCCTCGGCGCGGATGACGAAGGACAGATCACCTGCCGTTCGGAAGGCCCATTGCCCGCCCACCTGCACGAGGTTCACGCCCCGGCCCGCATAGGCAGCTTTCAGGTGCTGCAGAATGGCGACGACATCCATGCCGCGCGGCAGGCGCTCGGCAATGAAACCTACGGAAACCGGTTCAGCCGAGGCGAAAACCAAAGCCTCGGTGATGCGCTCGGCCTCCTTCAGCTGACGCTCGGAAAATACCGTGGGTTCGATTCCCGCATCCTGCGTCACGACCATCGCCTCGCCGGTCTCATCGTCATTCATCGTTCTCAGTCCTCTCGGCATTCACCGCACGGTCGTCCCTTGTGCCACGACGCATATAGATGGGCTGGAAAGCCCCCTCCTGGCGGATTTGCAGCGATCCCTCGCGCACCAGCTCCAGCGAGGCGGCAAAGGCGCTGGCGATTGCCGTCACCCGCATGGCGGGATCGGGCACATATTGCAGCAGATATTGGTCGAGCACCGTCCATTCGCCCACATCGCCGAGCAGATGCGTCAGAAGCTCGCGCGCTTCCACCAGCGACCAGACCTGCCGCTTTTCAATCGTGACCTGGGTGATGGCCTGTCGCTGGCGCAGATTGGCATAGGCGCTCAGCAGATCGTAGAGATTGGCCTCGTAGGCCGAGCGGTTGATATGCGGAATATGCTCCGGCGCACCACGGGCAAAAACATCGCGGCCAAGCTGGGCGCGGTTGACGAGACGTTCCGCCGCCTCGCGCATTGCCTCCAGGCGCTTCAGCCGGAAGGCCAGCGTCGCGGCCATTTCCTCACCGGAGGGGCCGTCATCCTTGGATTGCTGCGGAATGAGCAGCTTGGATTTCAGGAAGGCGAGCCAGGCCGCCATGACCAGATAATCGGCGGCAAGCTCGATACGCACGCGGCGTGCGCTTTCCACGAATTGCAGATATTGCTCGGCAAGCGCCAGCACCGAAATGCGTGACAGATCGACCTTCTGGGTGCGGGCAAGGTGCAGGAGAAGATCGAGCGGGCCTTCGAAACCCGCGACATCGATCACCAGCCCGGCCTCACCCGTCAGCCGCTCCGGCGTCACATCCTGCCAGAGCTTGTCCATCGGCGTCGAATTGCGAGACTTGTCTGCGGCCATCTTTCCATCCGCCGGGGCATCCGGCCTTGATCCCGAGTGAGCGGCCGCCCGACTGTCAGGAAACGGCCCACATGGCGTTAAATTCGGCTCTTAGCTCCGCCTCGTCAGACGGCTCGGCGGCGGGGAAACCCGCTTCCACGGCCCGCACCCGCTCCAGCGAACGGCCGGAAAGAACGGGAACCTCCTTCACGACCTCAAGCATTTCACCCATCACGCCGTTGCAATGCAAGACTATATCACAGCCACCAGCAACAATATTCGCAGCCCGTTCGCCAAGTGTACCCTTCAGCGCATTCATGGAACTGTCATCAGACATCAGCAGACCGTCAAAGCCGATGCGGCCACGGATGATCTCCTCGATTACCTTCTTCGAGGTCGTCGCCGGACGCTCGCGGTCGACGGCGTTGAAGACGAGGTGTGCGCTCATCGCCATCAATTCATGCTTCAATGCCCGGAACGGCACGAAATCATGCGCGTCCAGCTCATTGAGCGGCACATCGACAACAGGCAGTTCGTGATGCGAATCCACCATGCCGCGACCATGGCCCGGCATATGCTTCATGACAGGCAGCATGCCGCCCGCCTTCAGCCCGTCGGCCGCCGCCTGCCCCATCTCGGCCACCATGGTCGGCGAGTAACCGTAAGCCCGGTTGCCGATGACATTGCTCGCACCCTCCACCGGCACGTCGAGCACCGGCAGGCAATCGATGTTGATGCCGAATTTCATGAGGTCGAAAGCGTGCAGTCGCGACATCAGCCAGGCGGCGCGCAGACCGGTACGCCGGTCGCGTTCATAGATTTCACCGAGAATACGGGCATTCGGATAGGCCTGCAGGATCGGCGGCTTGATGCGCTGAACCCGTCCGCCTTCCTGATCGATCAGCACCGGCGCATCTGGCCGCCCGACGGCGTCGCGCATGGATGCGACGAGATCGGTGATCTGCTGCGGCTCACCGATATTGCGGCCGAACAGGATGAAGCCCCACGGCTGCTGGTCGCGGTAAAGGGCGATCTCGTCGGCGGTCAGTGAAAGCCCGCTGCATCCGAGGATCATAGCTTTGCAATCGGTCATGATGTCACGCTTTCAGGGAAATAAGGGGAAAGGGAGAAATGCGTCTCCAGCCGCAAGGAGTGAAAATGCAAGCCTCTCCTCCGTCATGCTCGGGCCTGTCCCGAGCATCTGCCAACCTATCAATTGGCGATACGTTGGCAGATCCTCGGCACAAGGCCGAGGATGACGTCGAATATGTGGACAAGTCTGTTGTCAAGTGAAGGGCCGCTTTAGCTGCGGCCCCGATTTTCCATGCCGGAGAAGCCTATCACCGAGCTACCAGGCAGCTACCGCCGGCCGAGCGGAACTTCTCGCACAGCGCCACGGCTTCGTTCTTGTCGCCGGCCGGGATGCGGACGCGGTAGAACGTGCCCTTGCCGGCAATCTCGGCGGCCTTGATGTCGACGCCACGTCCACCGATGACCGAGCCGAACTTGGCGGACATGTTCTGGTAGGATTTCTGGGCTTCGGCCTGGCTCGGCAGCGAGGCGATCTGGATGTAATAACCACCGGCAGACGGCGTGCTGGTCGCTGCCGGCGTTGCGGCTGCCGTCTGCTGCTGCGCAGCCTGTGGCTGGGCAGGAGCGGTCGTCGCCGGGCGGACATTGCCCTGGTTCGTCACCGTTGCAACG from Agrobacterium tumefaciens includes these protein-coding regions:
- the mobB gene encoding molybdopterin-guanine dinucleotide biosynthesis protein B, yielding MTAQKVFGIAGWKNSGKTGLAVRIVTELTARGYRVSTIKHAHHDFDIDKVGADSWRHRQAGAHEVTIVSGTRFAIMHELRGEPEPSFEDILSRLAPCDLVLIEGYKYEPVPKIEARRLEAAKTEPLAPLDPHIIAIAADHEVAGTALPVFDLDDTGAIADFIERTVGLVRR
- a CDS encoding multidrug effflux MFS transporter yields the protein MKSSRFLDRTTPPHIITLVVIAGVAALCMNLFLPSLSAMALYFEIDYAVMQFAVSGYLAATACLQLVIGPLSDLFGRRPVMLASIAIMIAATLVCMLASDISVFMIGRVAQAAVVSGFVLARAIVRDMVPMEQAASMIGYVTMGMSVVPMVGPTVGGLLNDFSGWQSSFALLALLGAGILVLAWFDLGETNQSKSASFSQQFHAWPELLRSPLFWGYALTSTFSSGMFFSFLGGAPFVGSVLYGLTPAMLGLQFFFMASGYMLGNFVSGRYASQIGISRMMLSGNVIAITGIVTAIALILAGAESAYAFFVPLALIGVGNGVTLPSANAGMVSVQPHLAGSASGLGGAMTIGGGAALSVLASSVLSKEDGTWPLLLVMLATGLVALLTTYIVRLQEQRL
- the surE gene encoding 5'/3'-nucleotidase SurE — translated: MRILLTNDDGIHAEGLAVLERIARTLSDDVWIVAPETDQSGLAHSLTLSEPLRLRKVSDKHFALRGTPTDCVIMGIREVLPEKPDLVLSGVNAGANMADDVTYSGTIAGAIEGTLQGVRSFALSQAFSHGESRVVPWEVAETYAPDLIRKLIDVDLPDGTFLNLNFPNCAPKDVQGVSVTGQGKLDFGLTVEERQDGRGLPYYWLRFGERLGTFREGTDIHALKHGKISVTPLKLDLTDYTVKDRVAQALGFGVAD
- a CDS encoding peptidoglycan DD-metalloendopeptidase family protein encodes the protein MFAAALLASVATGCSSDATRFSGLFSSGPDRMTTASIPARQGGGAYGQAPVPQGDMNGGYASAAPQGGYANQNMAGNSYPQQSGGYGGVQPSTARASASPVQRSELSAPTAVASRDPSTRNEAMAQPFPSAQRQAAPSLAAPAQQAAAPAASTDNLTTATVRSDKNGWHTDGASSITLRPGESIATISNRYGVPEKELLRVNGLKTASSAQAGQSILIPKFGQVRNAAKDAAGNIALNRNGDQPTPLRAPDGNVAVLPSQAAARDKLSSEAGKLTPPGGKPLPPTGGYKVQPGDSLAKIARANGVSVAALKAANGISNESIRVGQTLNMPGAGTDAIKTASVPAKEAAAVKAVETASVKPEPYKAPAAVPAASAPATPATASVGDIEKKADMASIAPESTGIGKYRWPVRGAVINNFGDNVEGSRNDGINISVPEGTPIKAAENGVVIYAGNGLKQLGNTVLVRHDDGKVTVYGNAANLDVQRGQKVQRGQTIATSGMTGSAKRPQVHFEVRKDATPVNPSGFLE
- a CDS encoding protein-L-isoaspartate(D-aspartate) O-methyltransferase — translated: MKSAMVEKEGFAALVLRLRGEGVSDLDLLTAVEQTPRSKFVPPQFAADAYSSRTIPIDCGAFMEGADMAVKILARLQLKPGQRVLEIGTGSGFMTAIIARRVERVFSLERYKTLVQQAQNCLDDLSIRNVVIRQADGSNGLVGEGTFDRIISTAAFTTMPRFFAEQIVSGGMMIAPIIVEDDRCVMTRFSKTGSRFEKEELFEAPYLPLSSHIARHL
- the mobA gene encoding molybdenum cofactor guanylyltransferase MobA, producing the protein MIAPPRKIPGLVPPGLILAGGLSRRMGSNKAMVTLGDAPLLSHVIRRITPQVSDVTINAAMTDKGNWAEGFGLPLLPDTLNGHAGPLAGVLAGMRHFRDREAAGSHFLTAPADSPFFPDDLVARLSEHLSDDAIIIAASSGQLHPVFALWPVALADDLEDWLKNDANRRIRAFLARHVTIGVAFPPLETTKGSVDPFFNINTPDELALARSYLESMEP